The following are encoded in a window of Williamwhitmania taraxaci genomic DNA:
- a CDS encoding diphosphomevalonate/mevalonate 3,5-bisphosphate decarboxylase family protein produces the protein MSSLPVDALKPFGSISAAWKAPSNIALIKYWGKRPNQIPQNPSLSFSLSACYTATTLSLIYSEVRKPIVVNGDENHPFMPKLTNFFNDIEINFPFLAKASISVITENSFPHSVGIASSASSFASLALCLCEIEQRLLGNEGFGSDFLQKASSVARIGSGSASRSVYGGYQVWGYLAELPNSTNDYAIPVTPSIDPKFLGLRDAVLVVSTKPKSLSSSNGHALMVDHPYAEARYAEAKLSLNALLKALKKGDLSAFINLCEQEALTLHGLIMSSRTTPMLLAPESLLMITKIREFRQQTGLPVGFTIDAGPNIHLLYLESHAPEVESFANAELKALCENGYVIFDKCGTGPERI, from the coding sequence ATGAGTTCTTTACCTGTTGATGCCCTTAAGCCTTTTGGTTCAATATCGGCGGCATGGAAGGCTCCCTCTAACATAGCCCTGATTAAATATTGGGGGAAAAGGCCCAATCAGATTCCGCAAAACCCATCCCTGAGTTTTAGCCTGAGCGCATGCTATACTGCCACCACGCTTTCGTTGATCTATAGCGAGGTTCGCAAACCAATAGTTGTGAATGGCGATGAGAACCATCCATTTATGCCGAAACTTACAAATTTCTTCAACGATATTGAGATCAATTTCCCCTTTTTAGCGAAGGCTTCCATATCGGTTATTACTGAGAACAGTTTTCCTCATTCGGTTGGTATTGCCTCCTCCGCTTCGTCTTTTGCATCATTGGCCCTTTGCCTATGCGAAATTGAACAGCGCTTACTAGGCAACGAAGGATTTGGGTCCGATTTTCTTCAGAAGGCTTCCTCTGTTGCACGTATTGGTTCCGGCAGTGCTTCTCGCTCGGTTTACGGTGGATACCAAGTTTGGGGTTACTTGGCCGAGTTACCAAATTCTACCAATGACTATGCTATTCCGGTTACCCCATCGATCGATCCTAAATTCTTAGGTTTACGCGATGCCGTTCTTGTAGTTAGCACTAAGCCTAAATCCTTGTCAAGCAGCAATGGGCACGCCCTTATGGTGGATCATCCCTATGCTGAAGCCCGATATGCCGAAGCCAAGTTGAGCCTAAATGCCTTGCTGAAAGCATTGAAAAAGGGGGATTTGAGTGCGTTTATTAACCTTTGCGAGCAGGAGGCTCTTACGCTCCACGGTTTAATCATGAGTTCGCGTACCACACCTATGCTTTTAGCTCCCGAAAGTTTGCTGATGATTACTAAAATTCGCGAATTTCGTCAACAGACGGGTTTGCCTGTTGGCTTTACTATTGATGCAGGACCAAACATTCACCTGCTTTATCTCGAGTCGCATGCGCCTGAGGTGGAGTCTTTTGCTAACGCTGAATTGAAAGCGCTATGTGAAAATGGTTATGTGATCTTCGATAAATGTGGTACCGGACCTGAGCGAATTTAA
- a CDS encoding GYDIA family GHMP kinase — protein MNFKAHGKLLLSGEYLVLSGAEALAIPLKFGQELSVSEGPINQITWISKSPTGIWFSATFKENSQIIEASSEKSAQFVSGIILAINSLRSNFFQQFIGKTITITADFNMSWGLGSSSSLIGLLAQLAAVDPLTLHRMVSNGSGYDAVAAVSSGAFLYNLRNGVATITPTTLSPVFSHGVYFAYLGKKEDSQAGVSRFLRSEKVWPSGMIDEISTISYSMAHAESIPHLCQLMERHEEIISEVLGIKPLKQLRFNDFEGSVKSLGAWGGDFAMFCSSLPTNQVYSYIAAKGLTPIFRFNDITLGYD, from the coding sequence ATGAACTTTAAGGCGCATGGGAAATTGCTTTTGTCGGGTGAATACCTTGTGCTTTCTGGGGCTGAAGCTCTTGCCATTCCACTGAAATTTGGGCAAGAATTAAGTGTAAGTGAAGGGCCAATCAACCAAATTACTTGGATTAGCAAATCACCTACGGGAATTTGGTTTTCAGCAACTTTCAAGGAAAATAGTCAGATAATTGAAGCGTCAAGCGAAAAGTCGGCTCAGTTTGTATCGGGTATAATTCTGGCTATAAACTCACTCCGATCGAACTTTTTTCAACAATTTATTGGGAAAACAATTACCATTACTGCCGATTTTAATATGAGTTGGGGGCTTGGGAGTAGTTCAAGTCTTATTGGTCTTCTAGCTCAGCTTGCCGCAGTTGATCCGCTCACTCTTCATCGGATGGTAAGCAATGGCTCGGGCTACGATGCTGTAGCGGCTGTGAGCAGTGGCGCTTTCCTATATAATCTGAGGAATGGCGTGGCTACAATTACACCAACAACATTGTCGCCTGTTTTTAGCCACGGTGTCTACTTTGCTTACTTAGGAAAAAAAGAGGACAGCCAGGCCGGGGTAAGTCGATTCTTGAGGTCTGAGAAGGTATGGCCGTCTGGGATGATAGACGAGATTTCAACAATTTCTTACTCGATGGCTCACGCCGAGAGCATTCCCCATCTTTGCCAATTGATGGAACGGCACGAAGAAATTATTTCGGAGGTGCTAGGGATAAAGCCGTTGAAACAACTTCGGTTTAACGATTTTGAAGGAAGTGTAAAGTCTCTAGGTGCATGGGGTGGCGATTTTGCTATGTTTTGTTCTTCCTTACCCACAAATCAAGTTTATAGCTATATTGCAGCAAAAGGATTGACTCCAATTTTTCGGTTTAACGATATTACACTAGGATATGACTAA
- a CDS encoding hydroxymethylglutaryl-CoA reductase, degradative encodes MNQGIINGFSGLTQDEKLRFVVNLLSSSDEKEQLFNGSLFRDIKMRNNFLDLSENTIGAYHMPYSIAPNLMVDGDVYHVPMVTEESSVVAAAAWSAKFWAERGGFKVDSLSTSKFGHVYFLWKENPLDLTGNWPYLRFLLLERVKTQTTRMEGRGGGIVAVELENLTYSIPNLFRINVEFETVDSMGANFINSCLEEIAQELKLYYAKNFSDIGESSMEGIMAILSNYADGCMITVSASCSVLQLDGVVKGLSGAELARKIKLAYDIALVDVYRATTHNKGIMNGVDAVLIATGNDFRAVEAGAHAFASATGRYRSLSECSLSNDIFTIKLTMPLALGTVGGVINIHPMAKASLELLGNPTAKDLMKIVAAVGLASNFSAVKSLVTNGIQQGHMKMHLSNILVSLGADPKTKAEAILYFEDKKVSFAAVKEFLTGKQ; translated from the coding sequence ATGAACCAAGGAATTATAAATGGATTTTCGGGTTTAACCCAGGATGAGAAACTGAGGTTTGTGGTAAACCTGCTCAGTTCATCTGATGAGAAAGAGCAACTATTCAACGGTTCCCTCTTTCGTGACATTAAAATGCGCAATAATTTTTTGGATCTGAGTGAAAATACAATAGGTGCATATCATATGCCCTACTCCATTGCTCCAAATCTAATGGTCGATGGGGACGTTTATCATGTTCCTATGGTTACCGAGGAGAGTTCCGTAGTTGCCGCTGCCGCTTGGAGTGCAAAATTTTGGGCAGAAAGAGGCGGCTTTAAGGTTGACTCTCTCTCCACTTCTAAATTTGGCCATGTCTATTTTCTTTGGAAAGAAAATCCCTTAGACCTTACCGGAAATTGGCCGTATCTGAGATTTCTACTGCTGGAACGGGTGAAAACTCAAACCACTAGGATGGAGGGCCGAGGTGGCGGAATTGTGGCGGTTGAGTTGGAAAACCTTACTTACTCAATTCCTAACCTATTTCGCATAAATGTGGAATTTGAAACGGTAGATTCCATGGGGGCAAACTTCATTAATTCCTGCTTAGAGGAGATCGCACAGGAACTTAAGCTATACTATGCCAAGAATTTTTCAGATATTGGTGAAAGTAGTATGGAGGGAATTATGGCGATACTCAGCAACTATGCCGATGGTTGTATGATCACCGTATCGGCTTCTTGCAGTGTTTTGCAACTCGATGGTGTAGTTAAGGGGCTTTCGGGAGCAGAGTTGGCACGGAAGATCAAACTTGCGTATGATATTGCTCTGGTTGATGTTTATAGGGCAACTACCCATAATAAAGGAATTATGAATGGGGTGGATGCTGTTCTTATTGCTACCGGTAATGATTTTAGGGCTGTTGAGGCAGGTGCTCATGCCTTTGCTTCTGCTACTGGGCGTTACCGGAGCTTGAGTGAGTGCTCTCTTTCTAATGATATTTTTACTATTAAACTCACAATGCCCCTAGCACTTGGAACCGTTGGTGGGGTTATCAATATCCATCCAATGGCTAAAGCCTCCCTCGAACTACTGGGGAATCCAACGGCGAAGGATCTTATGAAGATTGTTGCTGCTGTTGGCTTGGCGAGCAATTTTTCCGCAGTGAAAAGTTTGGTAACCAACGGTATTCAGCAAGGGCATATGAAAATGCACCTTTCTAATATCCTCGTGTCTCTAGGTGCCGATCCGAAAACGAAGGCAGAGGCGATTCTCTATTTTGAAGATAAAAAAGTGAGTTTTGCGGCAGTAAAGGAATTTTTAACTGGTAAGCAATGA
- a CDS encoding beta/alpha barrel domain-containing protein yields MEDRKKDHIDLAFKSQVAAPHSDSRFSYEPLMGSHMQGVLEPFPFLGKTMRVPIWVSSMTGGTALARTINTNLARACNEFGMGMGLGSCRILLEKEEYFADFDMRSIIGDDLPFYANIGIAQLERMLQDGTYHKLIGLVERLRADGLIIHVNPIQEWLQPEGDLLHHAPFSIVEEFLSLTKMKVIVKEVGQGMGPESIRKILSLPIEALEFAAFGGTNFASVELQRSTPEQQELFGPLALIGHTAEEMLGVVNEMVDSKQAIQCKQVIISGGVKTFLDGYYLTNRCKLPSIYGQASGFLKFARGDYAELKAYTQGQINGLLFAKSFLRVKE; encoded by the coding sequence ATGGAAGATAGAAAAAAGGATCATATCGACTTGGCATTCAAATCGCAAGTGGCTGCACCACACTCCGATTCTCGCTTTTCCTATGAGCCGCTCATGGGATCGCATATGCAAGGAGTGTTGGAGCCATTTCCGTTTCTTGGTAAAACAATGCGTGTGCCTATATGGGTAAGTAGCATGACCGGGGGCACTGCTTTGGCTCGAACCATTAACACAAACTTGGCTCGTGCATGTAACGAGTTTGGTATGGGTATGGGATTGGGTTCCTGTCGTATTCTTCTCGAAAAAGAGGAGTATTTTGCCGATTTTGATATGCGAAGCATCATTGGAGATGATCTTCCCTTCTATGCAAATATAGGCATCGCTCAGCTGGAGCGTATGCTCCAAGATGGAACCTACCATAAACTTATCGGTTTAGTGGAACGACTGCGGGCCGATGGATTAATAATTCATGTAAATCCAATACAGGAGTGGCTTCAGCCTGAGGGCGATTTGCTTCACCATGCGCCATTTAGCATAGTTGAAGAGTTTCTTTCTCTTACCAAAATGAAAGTGATAGTAAAAGAGGTGGGGCAGGGTATGGGGCCGGAAAGCATTCGAAAAATTTTGTCGTTGCCAATTGAGGCACTCGAATTCGCTGCTTTTGGAGGTACCAACTTTGCCAGCGTAGAGTTGCAGCGCAGCACTCCCGAACAGCAAGAACTTTTTGGCCCGCTTGCTCTTATTGGGCACACCGCCGAGGAGATGCTTGGTGTGGTAAATGAAATGGTTGATAGCAAACAGGCAATTCAGTGTAAGCAGGTAATTATTTCGGGTGGAGTTAAAACTTTTCTCGATGGTTATTACCTTACCAATCGTTGTAAATTGCCCTCTATTTATGGACAAGCATCCGGTTTTCTAAAATTTGCGCGTGGCGATTATGCCGAGTTAAAGGCATATACCCAGGGTCAGATTAATGGTTTGCTCTTTGCTAAATCGTTTTTAAGGGTAAAAGAATAG
- a CDS encoding acyl-CoA dehydrogenase family protein yields MDYDQSKIHQELRAKVRAFAQERVKPVAVEYDEKETFSVELTREMGQLGLFGIVVPKEYGGQGLDYMALVIAVEELAKVDGSQAGTLAAHNCLGVNPIYYYGTEEQRRKFLPSLCTGESVWAFGLTEPNAGSDALGVETTAHVSNNEWEINGKKTFISNGTSLVSGGITLMARTGERNGRGEISAILVPRSAGYEVERITGKMMWRASDTGKLFFNNIKVPESNILGEIGKGGRLMLETLDAGRLSIGAMGLGLAIGAYEESLAYANTRHQFGKPISSFQAVAFKLAEMAMKIEAARQLLYHAVWLKDNDKPFGKEAAMAKLFCSEVATFAATEGSQIHGAYGLVKGSLIERHFRDQRILHVGEGTSEILKLVIARKVGCKI; encoded by the coding sequence ATGGATTACGACCAAAGTAAAATACACCAAGAGTTAAGGGCAAAAGTGCGCGCATTCGCCCAAGAGCGTGTGAAACCCGTTGCGGTTGAATACGATGAAAAGGAGACATTCTCCGTAGAACTTACGCGCGAAATGGGACAGCTGGGGCTGTTTGGGATTGTTGTGCCTAAGGAGTATGGCGGACAAGGACTCGACTATATGGCACTTGTTATTGCCGTTGAGGAGTTGGCTAAAGTCGATGGCTCTCAGGCCGGAACGCTTGCTGCGCACAACTGTTTAGGCGTTAATCCTATTTACTATTACGGAACCGAGGAGCAACGGCGTAAATTTTTGCCATCACTCTGTACCGGCGAATCGGTTTGGGCCTTCGGTCTTACCGAGCCTAACGCTGGTAGCGATGCTCTTGGTGTGGAAACTACCGCTCACGTGAGTAATAATGAGTGGGAAATTAATGGAAAAAAGACCTTTATTTCAAATGGAACATCATTAGTTTCGGGCGGAATTACTCTGATGGCTCGAACTGGTGAGCGTAACGGTAGAGGCGAAATTTCGGCAATACTAGTCCCCAGAAGTGCTGGTTATGAGGTTGAGCGTATTACTGGAAAGATGATGTGGCGCGCGTCCGACACTGGTAAACTATTTTTCAATAATATAAAAGTTCCAGAGTCAAATATCTTAGGAGAAATTGGTAAGGGCGGAAGGCTAATGCTCGAAACTCTTGACGCAGGGCGTTTAAGCATTGGTGCTATGGGGCTTGGTTTGGCTATTGGCGCTTACGAGGAGTCGCTTGCTTATGCTAATACCCGCCATCAGTTCGGGAAGCCAATATCCAGCTTTCAGGCAGTTGCTTTTAAGTTGGCCGAAATGGCAATGAAAATTGAAGCCGCTCGACAACTCTTATACCATGCTGTATGGTTAAAAGATAACGATAAACCATTTGGAAAAGAGGCAGCTATGGCTAAGCTGTTTTGCTCCGAAGTGGCTACATTTGCTGCCACCGAAGGAAGCCAAATTCATGGTGCCTATGGTTTGGTAAAAGGAAGCCTGATAGAACGTCACTTCCGCGACCAGCGAATTTTACATGTAGGAGAGGGAACTTCTGAAATATTGAAGCTCGTAATTGCGCGTAAGGTGGGTTGTAAAATATAG
- a CDS encoding acetyl/propionyl/methylcrotonyl-CoA carboxylase subunit alpha, with translation MISRLLIANRGEIALRIMRTAKRLGIHTIAVYSEDEGRPLHAMMADSAVSLGSGSLRDTYLNIAKIVELAKTHQADAIHPGYGFLSENAEFAEAVEHAGIRFVGPTSTSIALLGNKVAARDIATNIGIPTLPGATGSSADILALAATIGFPVLVKPAGGGGGKGMYIAQGLDHLDSLLKQSAREAGAAFGTREVYIEKYIPEARHIEVQIIGDGNGKVIHLFDRECSLQRRYQKIVEEAPSPSLSIDQRERITGYALALAAHVNYRSAGTVEFLLDGQGNVFFLEMNTRIQVEHPVTEMVTSTDIVEIQLQVAGGESLLISQENIWLKGNAIEVRVYAEDSERNFAPATGTIDAFAFPVEPWLRVEHAMRAHDQVTGLFDPMLGKVIVKGSNRKEAISRLRQVLGQSFLHGVTNNIGFLQYVIESKQFASNRISTNTIDEIATGYSNNQLLPTEVILAFAITTLTNNSTQPSLLQKVWTSFGASQPMGRLRFTHLNDSFEFPISLFRQNSLTLELPDGSHSATNFVFSESKLEFEKDGERMTLFFTRKNWGVYLTFGNRNYRLEYPNHLSDGEYKPRPIRLESGERVVISPLHGKVLSLSVIEGEIVEVGSTLMIIEAMKMENLISSPQRAKIGKVLVSLDDQVSDGAELIILEKI, from the coding sequence ATGATTTCAAGACTACTTATAGCTAACAGGGGTGAAATAGCCCTCCGCATCATGCGCACCGCAAAGCGGTTGGGTATTCATACTATTGCGGTTTATTCCGAAGATGAAGGTAGGCCGCTTCATGCTATGATGGCCGATAGCGCAGTAAGTTTAGGTTCCGGATCATTACGGGACACTTACCTGAATATAGCGAAAATTGTAGAATTGGCTAAGACGCATCAAGCGGATGCTATCCATCCAGGTTATGGGTTTTTATCGGAGAATGCCGAGTTTGCCGAGGCAGTTGAGCATGCAGGTATCAGGTTTGTTGGTCCCACATCAACATCTATTGCCCTTTTGGGGAATAAAGTGGCCGCCCGTGATATTGCTACCAATATTGGAATACCAACGCTTCCTGGCGCAACCGGATCGAGTGCTGATATCCTTGCCCTTGCTGCTACTATAGGATTCCCGGTATTAGTAAAACCTGCAGGTGGTGGTGGTGGGAAAGGGATGTATATTGCTCAAGGTCTCGATCATCTCGATTCGCTCCTGAAACAGTCGGCAAGGGAAGCTGGAGCTGCTTTTGGAACTCGAGAAGTTTATATCGAAAAGTATATTCCAGAGGCAAGGCATATTGAGGTTCAGATTATAGGCGATGGTAACGGTAAGGTCATACATCTCTTCGATAGAGAATGCAGCCTCCAGCGTCGATATCAAAAAATTGTAGAGGAGGCTCCTTCTCCTTCATTGAGTATCGATCAGCGAGAACGAATTACTGGCTACGCCCTTGCCCTTGCCGCTCACGTCAACTATCGAAGTGCTGGTACCGTTGAATTTCTTCTTGATGGGCAAGGCAATGTGTTTTTTCTCGAGATGAATACGCGTATTCAAGTAGAGCATCCGGTAACGGAGATGGTTACCTCTACCGATATAGTGGAAATACAGCTGCAGGTTGCAGGCGGCGAAAGTTTACTGATTTCGCAAGAAAATATTTGGCTGAAGGGCAATGCCATTGAGGTGCGCGTTTATGCCGAAGATTCTGAACGAAATTTTGCTCCAGCAACCGGCACCATTGATGCATTTGCTTTTCCTGTTGAGCCTTGGCTTAGAGTGGAGCATGCCATGCGTGCCCACGATCAGGTAACTGGGTTGTTCGACCCAATGCTTGGGAAGGTAATTGTTAAAGGGAGCAACCGGAAGGAGGCAATTTCTCGGTTAAGGCAGGTTTTAGGACAGAGTTTTTTGCATGGAGTAACTAATAACATTGGTTTCTTGCAGTATGTTATTGAATCGAAGCAGTTTGCATCGAACCGAATTTCAACCAATACCATTGATGAAATTGCCACTGGTTATAGCAATAATCAGTTACTGCCCACGGAGGTAATATTAGCCTTTGCAATTACAACCTTGACTAATAACTCCACGCAACCTTCATTATTGCAGAAGGTGTGGACTTCATTCGGGGCTTCGCAACCTATGGGCCGGTTGCGGTTTACGCACTTAAATGACTCTTTCGAATTTCCCATTTCTCTTTTTCGACAAAACAGTCTGACTCTCGAGTTGCCGGATGGAAGCCATTCTGCCACCAATTTCGTTTTTTCTGAGAGTAAACTCGAATTTGAAAAAGATGGCGAGCGAATGACCCTGTTTTTTACTCGGAAAAATTGGGGTGTTTACTTGACTTTTGGCAATCGAAACTATAGATTGGAGTATCCCAATCACTTGTCGGATGGTGAGTATAAGCCTAGGCCTATACGATTGGAATCGGGCGAAAGAGTGGTAATTTCACCCTTGCATGGAAAAGTATTGTCACTCTCGGTAATCGAAGGAGAGATAGTGGAGGTAGGAAGCACTTTGATGATTATTGAAGCAATGAAGATGGAAAACCTAATATCATCACCACAGCGGGCAAAAATTGGTAAAGTTTTGGTAAGCCTAGACGACCAAGTATCCGATGGTGCTGAACTAATTATTTTAGAAAAAATTTGA
- a CDS encoding enoyl-CoA hydratase/isomerase family protein, with translation MDTILEKELKGSVYTLWMNEPSSRNALSPAMVTELTHEIDYVINTTEIRVLVIRGRGDGFCSGANLASFSKSGNPGMELEVLRESRALANMFCQLNALPKPVVCVVHGYAYGGAIGLIAASDYILADPSTMMSFSEVKLGLVPATIMPYVAQRMNEGKMRELMLTGRRFNAEDAIDFGLISEVTPSISIPEKLTDLLGSLLEGAPLAQGICKTLILETRCNHSFHNMVDHTSTVLAEMRAGDEAKEGIAAFLEKRKAKFNRRHEL, from the coding sequence ATGGATACTATTCTCGAAAAAGAATTAAAGGGCTCTGTTTATACTTTATGGATGAATGAACCCTCATCCAGAAATGCCCTTAGCCCTGCGATGGTTACTGAGTTGACGCATGAGATTGATTATGTGATAAATACTACCGAAATTCGAGTTTTGGTCATTCGTGGTAGAGGTGATGGATTTTGCTCGGGCGCCAATCTCGCTTCCTTTTCGAAAAGTGGAAATCCGGGAATGGAGTTAGAGGTACTGCGCGAAAGTAGGGCATTGGCGAATATGTTTTGCCAACTAAACGCTTTGCCCAAACCGGTTGTTTGTGTTGTTCATGGTTATGCCTACGGTGGTGCTATTGGATTAATTGCTGCATCGGACTATATCCTTGCCGACCCATCTACCATGATGTCGTTTAGCGAAGTTAAATTGGGTCTGGTTCCTGCTACCATAATGCCTTACGTAGCCCAACGAATGAACGAAGGCAAAATGCGGGAATTGATGCTCACCGGAAGGCGATTCAATGCCGAGGATGCAATTGATTTTGGATTGATCTCTGAGGTTACTCCTTCCATTTCTATCCCCGAGAAGTTAACGGATCTGCTGGGTAGTTTACTCGAAGGTGCTCCGCTGGCGCAAGGAATCTGCAAAACCTTAATATTGGAGACGCGTTGCAACCACTCTTTTCATAATATGGTAGATCATACATCGACTGTGCTTGCTGAAATGCGTGCTGGGGATGAGGCAAAGGAGGGTATTGCCGCTTTTCTGGAAAAACGAAAAGCAAAATTTAATAGGCGCCATGAACTTTAG
- a CDS encoding carboxyl transferase domain-containing protein produces the protein MYRLQTSINVSSVDYIRSCKNNVESVNYFKEQLSSVLYRDSDISVVRHKERGKLLARERIRLLVDQGTPFLELSALAANGQYNNSFPSAGIVTGIGVIHGREAIIVANDATAKGGTYIRETIKKHLRAQEIALENNLPCVYLVDSGGAFLPEQDRVFPDRDDFGRIFYNQSKLSAKGIPQISVVMGLCTAGGAYIPAMSDEAIIVRNQGTIFIGGPPLVKAATGEVVSAEELGGGVVHTTTSGVADHLAENDTHALEICRNIFETLPPPDRQQVDWVEPEPPHYEEDQLYGVVPFDLKRGFDVREIIARIVDGSRFHEFKENYGTTLVTGFARLMGYPIGIIANNGFLNSESALKGAHFVELCCARKTPIIFLQNITGFIVGKKHEHGGIARDGAKMIHAVSNASVPVFTVVVGASYGAGNYAMAGRAFSPRLLFMWPNAKIAVMGGEQAANVLVSVKEEQLRAKGENLPAAESQKMREEILAKFQRESSAYYSTSRLWDDGIIDPTDTRKVLALGIAASLNQKFEKPNFGIFRM, from the coding sequence GTGTATAGACTTCAAACATCTATTAATGTTAGTTCGGTGGACTACATTCGTTCATGCAAAAACAATGTTGAGTCGGTAAATTATTTTAAGGAACAACTAAGTTCTGTTTTATATAGAGATTCTGATATTTCGGTTGTAAGGCACAAGGAGCGAGGGAAATTGCTTGCTAGAGAGCGAATACGGTTACTTGTGGATCAAGGAACTCCTTTCCTTGAACTTTCGGCACTCGCAGCAAATGGCCAGTACAACAATAGTTTCCCTTCGGCAGGTATCGTTACCGGTATTGGGGTAATTCACGGAAGAGAAGCGATTATTGTAGCAAACGATGCCACAGCAAAGGGAGGTACATACATCAGAGAAACCATCAAAAAACATTTACGAGCACAGGAAATTGCATTAGAAAACAATCTTCCTTGCGTATATCTTGTCGATTCTGGTGGTGCCTTTTTGCCCGAACAGGATAGGGTATTTCCCGACAGAGATGATTTTGGACGAATTTTCTATAATCAGTCGAAGTTATCGGCAAAGGGTATTCCTCAGATATCTGTTGTTATGGGGCTATGCACAGCTGGTGGTGCGTATATTCCGGCAATGAGCGATGAAGCGATTATAGTTCGCAACCAAGGTACCATCTTCATTGGTGGGCCTCCATTGGTTAAGGCTGCCACTGGCGAAGTGGTTTCGGCCGAGGAGTTAGGCGGCGGAGTTGTACATACCACCACATCAGGAGTGGCCGACCATTTGGCCGAAAACGATACCCATGCGTTGGAAATTTGCCGCAACATTTTTGAAACATTGCCACCGCCCGATCGGCAGCAGGTTGATTGGGTGGAGCCTGAACCGCCACACTACGAGGAGGATCAGCTGTATGGAGTGGTTCCATTCGACCTAAAACGAGGATTTGATGTTCGCGAGATTATAGCGCGAATTGTGGATGGAAGTCGCTTTCATGAGTTTAAGGAAAACTACGGAACAACCCTGGTTACTGGATTTGCTCGACTTATGGGCTACCCGATTGGTATAATTGCCAATAACGGATTTCTAAATTCGGAGAGTGCGCTAAAGGGTGCTCATTTTGTTGAATTGTGCTGTGCTCGAAAAACACCAATAATCTTTCTGCAAAATATTACCGGATTTATCGTGGGTAAAAAGCATGAACATGGCGGTATTGCGCGCGATGGCGCAAAGATGATTCATGCGGTATCGAATGCATCGGTACCTGTATTTACTGTTGTAGTTGGTGCCTCTTATGGTGCAGGCAATTACGCTATGGCAGGCAGAGCATTTAGCCCTCGACTCTTGTTTATGTGGCCCAATGCAAAAATTGCTGTAATGGGTGGCGAGCAGGCTGCAAACGTGCTGGTATCGGTAAAGGAAGAGCAGCTGCGTGCCAAGGGAGAAAATCTTCCTGCAGCAGAGTCTCAAAAAATGCGTGAAGAGATCTTAGCTAAGTTCCAGCGCGAAAGTTCTGCGTATTACAGCACTTCTCGGCTTTGGGACGACGGCATTATTGATCCTACTGATACTCGGAAAGTTTTGGCGTTGGGCATTGCTGCCTCGCTAAATCAAAAGTTTGAAAAGCCAAATTTTGGAATCTTTAGAATGTAG